In the Aliarcobacter cryaerophilus genome, one interval contains:
- a CDS encoding O-antigen ligase family protein translates to MILEKLRNDEINIKIVNILAVIYLFSLTVSYKISGTLIYIILFIFLLNPKVGTYLKNSLKNSFVQAGLLYLAVILIWFIGTHDLSFAITQLKINKFYLLPILFFAFIRVEYFKYYVLAFILGAIVNFVWTYLMFFNIIDNHYSNLIINQSEHAFLIFLTIISLFYRLVKYEDKLVYKILIIFIILLLSSNVFLLKKTQIVSYVIVLFVAFIYLYRKDIVKILILSLTFLSIFLIGINFLFPTVKYQLLHELDGVQKAIQKQDFTNSMSARLGVAYYSLQVIEDSPIFGYGTADHAYEVKKAINNSELKNIDSKSYDILIRTLITGKHVTLHNTFLQVLVQYGIIGLLIFLNIFYQILKFTRGETNIYSLLIVSSVTIAFLQFLSGWDFQFGNLAQIFIITICLLILSQSKEKLTR, encoded by the coding sequence ATGATTTTAGAAAAATTAAGAAATGATGAAATAAATATAAAAATAGTTAATATTTTAGCTGTTATATATTTATTCTCTTTAACTGTTTCATATAAAATAAGTGGAACGCTAATTTATATAATACTTTTTATTTTTTTATTAAATCCAAAAGTAGGAACTTATTTAAAAAATTCTTTAAAAAATAGTTTTGTTCAAGCTGGGCTATTGTATTTAGCAGTTATTTTAATATGGTTTATAGGAACTCATGATTTATCATTTGCTATCACGCAATTAAAAATAAATAAGTTTTATCTTTTGCCTATACTTTTTTTTGCTTTTATTAGGGTTGAATATTTCAAATATTACGTTTTAGCATTTATTTTAGGGGCTATAGTTAATTTTGTATGGACATATTTAATGTTTTTTAATATCATTGACAATCATTATAGTAATTTAATAATAAATCAATCAGAGCACGCTTTTTTAATTTTTTTAACAATAATATCTCTATTTTATAGATTGGTAAAATATGAAGATAAATTAGTATATAAAATACTTATTATTTTTATAATATTACTTCTAAGTTCAAATGTATTTTTACTTAAAAAGACTCAAATTGTTTCATATGTGATAGTATTATTTGTTGCTTTTATTTATTTATATAGAAAAGATATAGTTAAAATATTAATACTTTCTTTAACATTTTTATCAATATTTTTAATTGGTATAAATTTTTTATTTCCAACTGTTAAATATCAATTATTACATGAATTGGATGGTGTACAAAAAGCTATTCAAAAACAAGATTTTACAAATAGTATGTCTGCAAGATTAGGAGTCGCATATTATTCATTACAAGTTATAGAAGATAGTCCAATATTTGGCTACGGAACAGCTGATCATGCGTATGAAGTTAAAAAAGCAATTAATAATAGTGAACTTAAAAATATAGATTCTAAATCTTATGATATATTAATTCGTACTTTAATAACTGGAAAACATGTTACTTTACACAATACATTTCTACAAGTTTTAGTTCAATATGGAATAATAGGATTACTTATATTTTTAAATATATTCTATCAGATTTTGAAATTTACAAGAGGAGAAACTAATATCTACTCTTTATTAATTGTAAGCAGTGTTACGATTGCATTCTTACAATTTCTATCAGGTTGGGATTTTCAATTTGGTAACTTAGCACAGATATTTATAATAACTATATGTTTATTAATTTTATCACAAAGCAAGGAAAAATTAACTAGGTAA
- a CDS encoding acyltransferase, with the protein MNYFQKAINNFLQIKKYFKVKKNNKIDISTNLKNSKIIIKGDKNFVLIKKSDIKRLKVGIYGENNTLEIYDNCMLRDTNIIIQGNNLRITIKNNCEIGGATIVCAGENSSIHIDEQCLIASNIEIRNNDGHSIFENGNLINPSSNIHIGNNVWICQNVKILKGAHIGNNSVIALNALVSSGVYQNNVILAGIPAKIIKSNIYWSKELPS; encoded by the coding sequence ATGAACTATTTTCAAAAAGCAATAAATAATTTTTTACAAATAAAAAAATATTTTAAAGTTAAAAAAAATAACAAAATAGATATTTCGACTAATTTAAAAAATTCTAAAATTATCATAAAAGGTGATAAAAATTTTGTATTAATAAAAAAATCTGATATCAAAAGATTAAAAGTAGGTATTTATGGTGAAAATAATACATTAGAAATATATGATAATTGTATGTTAAGAGACACCAATATAATAATTCAAGGTAATAATTTAAGAATTACTATAAAAAATAATTGTGAAATAGGAGGTGCTACTATTGTTTGTGCTGGTGAAAATAGTTCGATTCATATAGATGAACAGTGTCTAATTGCTTCAAATATAGAAATTAGAAATAATGATGGTCACTCTATTTTTGAAAATGGAAACTTAATAAATCCAAGTTCAAACATCCATATTGGAAATAATGTATGGATTTGCCAAAATGTCAAAATTCTTAAAGGTGCACATATTGGAAATAATAGTGTAATTGCTTTAAACGCTCTTGTAAGCTCTGGAGTGTATCAAAATAATGTGATTTTAGCTGGAATTCCAGCTAAAATTATAAAAAGTAATATTTATTGGAGTAAAGAGTTACCTAGTTAA
- a CDS encoding glycosyltransferase family 4 protein, producing the protein MKKVLEVCLSPDLGGLELYMKNITKYLNSNAVINKKSKLKNVFENEKINYFELSRYNFLKLAKIIDKEKIDIVHLHWTKDLPVVVFAKLLSKRKPKIVQTRHMHMTRFKSDFYHKFLYKNIDMMIAVTNLVKEQLEKFIPKDIRPKIETSYIGANTPKLLSNEEKNSLRKSFNIADEFIVCIVGRIEEAKGQHIVLEAVESLRKSGIKIKTLVVGHYMDENYFNNLKNSYSNDIFTGFVSNPTDLMQISDCVVLATKKETFGLVLIEAMKCGVCVLGSNNGGPLEIIDDEKTGLLFKSMNSDSLCEKLSLIIQNKELKETLALNGKIKANEFFDSKKQFEEIKELLNKDF; encoded by the coding sequence ATGAAAAAAGTTTTAGAAGTTTGTCTTTCACCAGATTTGGGTGGGCTTGAACTATATATGAAAAATATAACTAAGTATTTAAATTCAAATGCTGTAATAAATAAAAAATCAAAGCTGAAAAATGTATTTGAAAATGAAAAAATAAATTATTTTGAGCTTTCAAGATATAACTTTTTAAAACTTGCAAAAATTATAGATAAAGAAAAAATTGATATAGTACATCTTCACTGGACAAAAGACCTTCCAGTAGTTGTTTTTGCAAAACTTCTTTCAAAAAGAAAACCAAAAATTGTTCAAACAAGACATATGCATATGACAAGATTTAAAAGCGATTTTTATCATAAGTTTTTATATAAAAATATAGATATGATGATTGCTGTTACAAATCTAGTAAAAGAGCAACTTGAAAAGTTTATTCCAAAAGATATAAGACCTAAAATAGAAACTTCTTATATTGGAGCGAATACTCCTAAACTTTTAAGCAATGAAGAAAAAAATAGTTTAAGAAAATCTTTTAATATCGCTGATGAATTTATAGTTTGTATCGTTGGAAGAATTGAAGAAGCAAAAGGACAACATATAGTTTTAGAAGCTGTTGAAAGTTTGCGAAAAAGTGGTATAAAAATAAAAACTTTAGTTGTTGGTCACTATATGGATGAAAACTATTTTAATAATCTAAAAAATAGCTATTCAAATGACATATTTACAGGCTTTGTTTCTAATCCAACAGATTTAATGCAAATTTCAGATTGTGTTGTGCTAGCAACAAAAAAAGAGACTTTTGGGCTTGTACTTATTGAAGCTATGAAATGTGGTGTTTGTGTTTTAGGTAGTAACAATGGCGGACCTCTTGAAATAATAGATGATGAAAAAACTGGACTTCTATTTAAAAGTATGAATAGCGATAGCTTATGTGAAAAATTATCTTTGATTATTCAAAATAAAGAATTAAAAGAGACTTTAGCTTTAAATGGAAAAATTAAAGCTAATGAGTTTTTTGATAGTAAAAAACAGTTTGAAGAGATAAAAGAATTGCTAAATAAGGATTTCTAA
- a CDS encoding polysaccharide deacetylase family protein, which yields MLISIMYHHVNSDRCSNDLVIFEEHLKYIKNNFKTIFPGEEITSKSVCLTFDDAYADFYFLIFPLLKKYNLKVLLAIPSKYILDDTEEEAENRMNFEHNDLFENYQKATFCTYKELKQMQESGLVVFASHSHSHIDLTQKQVDLDLELRVSKQILEDKLNTKIESFVFPFGKYNQDILKEAKKYYQYNFRIGNAIHKDFSGINGAIYRVDGDNLKTADEIFKTTKLLKYKFKGIVKRLGKK from the coding sequence TTGTTGATTAGTATTATGTATCATCATGTCAATAGTGATAGATGTTCAAATGATTTAGTAATTTTTGAAGAGCATCTAAAATATATAAAAAATAATTTTAAAACTATTTTTCCAGGTGAAGAAATAACTTCAAAAAGTGTTTGTTTGACTTTTGATGATGCTTATGCTGATTTTTATTTTTTGATTTTTCCACTTTTAAAAAAGTATAATCTAAAAGTACTTTTGGCAATTCCATCAAAATATATTTTAGATGATACAGAAGAAGAAGCAGAAAATAGAATGAATTTTGAGCATAATGATTTGTTTGAAAATTATCAAAAAGCCACATTTTGCACATATAAAGAGTTAAAACAGATGCAAGAGAGTGGTTTAGTAGTTTTTGCTTCTCATTCACATTCTCATATTGATTTAACACAAAAACAAGTTGATTTAGATTTAGAGTTAAGAGTTTCGAAACAGATTTTAGAAGATAAGTTAAATACAAAAATAGAGAGTTTTGTATTTCCTTTTGGAAAATATAATCAAGATATTTTAAAAGAGGCTAAAAAATATTATCAATACAATTTTAGAATAGGAAATGCAATACATAAAGATTTTAGTGGAATTAATGGAGCAATTTATAGAGTAGATGGTGATAATTTAAAAACTGCTGATGAAATATTTAAAACTACAAAACTATTAAAATATAAATTTAAAGGAATAGTTAAAAGATTGGGTAAAAAATGA
- a CDS encoding glycosyltransferase family 2 protein, translating to MNISVVMLAKNNEKTIENSLKSLVDFNDVVIYDNGSTDETINISKKFPNVNLIQGDFKGFGWTKNHAASFATNDWILIIDSDEIVDAELLAELKNKKLDKKTVYKLNFKAFYKDIQVKHCGWNNQKIKRLYNKNITKYNSNDVHEDIVTDGLNIEELKGNVEHYSYHTISEFIIKADRYSTLFASNNAGKKSSSPVKAFFNGIYSFFRTYILKQGFRDGYVGLVIAFSHMVTNFYKYIKLYEFNKELKK from the coding sequence ATGAATATTAGTGTAGTTATGTTAGCAAAAAACAATGAAAAAACTATAGAAAATAGTTTAAAAAGTTTAGTTGATTTTAATGATGTTGTTATTTATGATAATGGTTCAACAGATGAAACCATAAATATTTCAAAAAAGTTTCCAAATGTAAATTTAATACAAGGTGATTTTAAAGGTTTTGGCTGGACAAAAAATCATGCAGCTTCTTTTGCTACAAATGATTGGATTTTAATAATTGATAGCGATGAAATAGTTGACGCAGAGCTATTAGCAGAATTAAAAAATAAAAAACTGGATAAAAAAACAGTTTATAAGTTAAATTTTAAAGCTTTTTATAAAGATATTCAAGTAAAACATTGTGGGTGGAATAATCAAAAGATTAAAAGATTGTACAACAAAAATATTACAAAATATAACTCAAATGATGTTCATGAGGATATTGTAACTGATGGTTTAAATATAGAAGAGTTAAAAGGAAATGTTGAGCATTATAGTTATCATACAATTTCAGAATTTATAATAAAAGCAGATAGATACTCAACACTTTTTGCATCTAATAATGCGGGAAAAAAATCTTCAAGTCCAGTAAAAGCTTTTTTTAATGGAATCTATTCATTTTTTAGAACATATATCTTAAAACAAGGTTTTAGAGATGGTTATGTAGGACTTGTAATAGCCTTTTCTCATATGGTTACAAATTTTTATAAATATATAAAATTATACGAATTTAATAAAGAGTTAAAAAAATGA
- a CDS encoding glycosyltransferase family 9 protein — protein sequence MNLLITRHDKIGDFVVTLPLFKAIKEQYPNTKITALVSKINYKFAKDIEFIDDVILYNTNDFPRTLQDIKSKNFDASISAYIDTQLGKILYKSGIKKRVAPATKLAQFYFNKRIRQRRSKALKTEWQYNLELAKAIFPEINLDFSKPLLNIKEKKEKRVIFHTGFGGSSDGNLRIDDYINLARSIKNSTYDIVFSFGPDDEKAKEYIETNLDFEAYIYESKVTLMDFAKYIASSSLFVSTSTGPMHLAGASNSQTLSFFGDSLFASSKRWATVSDESLQNNFMINKNYSKDEYLKIENRLKEILDVK from the coding sequence ATGAATTTACTTATAACAAGACACGATAAAATAGGGGATTTTGTAGTTACTTTACCACTTTTTAAAGCTATAAAAGAGCAGTATCCTAATACAAAAATTACAGCTTTGGTTTCAAAAATAAATTATAAATTTGCAAAAGATATTGAGTTTATAGATGATGTTATTTTATATAATACAAATGATTTTCCTAGAACTTTACAAGATATAAAATCTAAAAATTTTGATGCAAGTATTAGCGCATATATAGATACACAATTAGGAAAAATACTTTATAAAAGCGGAATTAAAAAAAGAGTTGCACCAGCAACAAAACTGGCTCAATTTTACTTCAACAAACGTATAAGACAAAGAAGAAGTAAAGCTTTAAAAACAGAGTGGCAATACAATCTTGAATTAGCAAAAGCAATTTTCCCAGAAATTAATCTAGATTTTTCAAAACCACTTTTAAATATTAAAGAGAAAAAAGAGAAAAGAGTTATTTTTCATACTGGATTTGGTGGTAGTAGCGATGGAAATTTAAGAATTGATGATTATATAAACTTAGCTAGAAGTATTAAAAATAGCACTTATGATATAGTTTTCTCTTTTGGTCCTGATGATGAGAAAGCAAAAGAGTATATTGAGACTAATTTAGATTTTGAAGCATATATTTATGAGTCAAAAGTTACTTTAATGGATTTTGCAAAATATATAGCAAGTAGTTCTCTTTTTGTGAGTACTTCAACAGGACCTATGCATCTTGCAGGTGCTTCAAATTCTCAAACTCTCTCTTTTTTTGGAGATAGTTTATTTGCAAGTAGTAAAAGATGGGCAACTGTTAGTGATGAAAGTTTACAAAATAATTTTATGATAAATAAGAACTATTCAAAAGATGAATATTTGAAAATTGAAAATAGGTTAAAAGAGATTTTGGATGTCAAATAA
- a CDS encoding glycosyltransferase family 9 protein gives MKIFIEIPSWLGDAIMATPAIQNIIKTYPKAKITLLGSFVSIQAFVNYPNIEKIIVDDTKKSGNRYKNLIVLAKSIGKVDLAISFRRSFSSKFMMFFIKAKNKFNYKRLTKDEIHLAIRYNDFVNKVLKLNNEVGDLKLYFKPFSYSKPTLGINPGATYGSAKRWYPQEFAKVAISLASKYDIVIFGGPAETDIAKDIENELIKNSILNYQNLSGLTTIPELIEKIAGLSLFITNDSGPMHIAAAYKVKTVSIFGPTKFTETNQWRNDKNGLIVTKNLDCAPCMKRECPLKHHNCMKLVTANDVLEAITKLT, from the coding sequence ATGAAAATATTTATAGAGATTCCTTCGTGGCTTGGAGATGCAATTATGGCAACTCCTGCTATACAAAATATTATAAAAACATATCCAAAAGCAAAAATTACACTTTTAGGCTCTTTTGTATCTATTCAAGCTTTTGTTAATTATCCAAATATTGAAAAAATAATAGTTGATGATACAAAAAAAAGTGGAAATAGATATAAAAATTTAATAGTTTTAGCAAAATCAATAGGAAAAGTTGATTTAGCAATATCTTTTAGAAGAAGTTTCTCTTCAAAATTTATGATGTTTTTTATAAAAGCAAAAAATAAATTCAACTACAAAAGACTTACAAAAGATGAGATTCATTTAGCTATTCGTTATAACGATTTTGTAAATAAGGTTTTAAAATTAAACAATGAAGTAGGGGATTTAAAACTCTATTTTAAACCATTTTCTTATTCAAAACCAACTTTAGGAATAAATCCAGGAGCAACATATGGAAGTGCAAAAAGATGGTATCCCCAAGAGTTTGCAAAAGTTGCAATCAGTTTAGCTTCAAAGTATGATATTGTAATTTTTGGAGGACCTGCTGAAACTGATATTGCAAAAGATATTGAAAATGAATTAATAAAAAACAGTATTTTAAATTATCAAAATTTATCTGGATTAACAACTATTCCTGAACTTATAGAAAAAATTGCAGGTTTAAGCCTGTTTATTACAAATGATAGTGGACCTATGCATATTGCAGCTGCTTATAAAGTAAAAACTGTATCAATTTTTGGACCAACAAAATTTACTGAGACAAATCAATGGAGAAACGATAAAAATGGTTTGATAGTGACAAAAAATTTAGATTGTGCACCATGTATGAAAAGAGAGTGTCCGCTAAAACATCACAACTGTATGAAACTAGTTACAGCAAATGATGTTTTAGAAGCAATTACAAAATTAACTTAA
- the gmhA gene encoding D-sedoheptulose 7-phosphate isomerase has product MKNAIIKEFLAHQETIKKVIETMQEPLLEASKLAVETLRAGNKVLLCGNGGSAADAQHIAAELTGRYKTERRGLPGIALTTDTSALTAIGNDYGYDRVFDRQVEALANKGDLLIGISTSGNSTNVINALKVAREMGCRTLGLTGRDGGAMNELCDINLVVPSNDTPRIQEMHILFAHTICQIIDNELS; this is encoded by the coding sequence ATGAAAAATGCAATAATTAAAGAATTTTTAGCTCACCAAGAAACGATAAAAAAAGTAATAGAAACAATGCAAGAACCTCTTTTAGAAGCTTCAAAACTTGCAGTTGAAACATTAAGAGCAGGAAATAAAGTTTTACTTTGTGGAAATGGTGGAAGTGCAGCTGATGCACAGCATATTGCAGCAGAGCTTACAGGAAGATATAAAACTGAAAGAAGAGGATTACCAGGTATTGCACTTACAACAGATACAAGTGCATTAACAGCTATTGGAAATGATTATGGATATGATAGAGTTTTTGATAGACAAGTTGAAGCTTTAGCAAATAAAGGCGATTTGTTAATAGGAATTTCTACTTCTGGAAATTCAACAAATGTAATAAATGCTTTAAAAGTGGCAAGAGAAATGGGATGCAGAACTTTAGGATTAACAGGAAGAGATGGTGGAGCTATGAATGAGCTTTGTGATATAAATTTAGTTGTTCCTTCAAATGATACACCAAGAATTCAAGAGATGCATATTCTTTTTGCACACACAATTTGTCAAATTATTGATAATGAATTAAGTTAA
- the rfaE1 gene encoding D-glycero-beta-D-manno-heptose-7-phosphate kinase: protein MIKLNKKPNILVIGDLMIDHYLWGSCDRISPEAPVQVVNVKKESSVLGGAGNVINNLVTLGSVVDVISVIGNDSVANELKSLLEKIDVPTSNLVVENNRKTSKKSRLIASQQQVLRYDMESIDDINENSHKQIIQTLEKNIDKYSSIILSDYGKGVLTTNLTKEIIKIANKNSIKVLVDPKGKDYSKYKGSYTLTPNKKEAMEATNIDIKDESSLIEALKSLKTQCELEVSLITLSEQGIAIFDDELTIKPTVAREVYDVTGAGDTVIASIAFALGNNLDIKDAIYFANLAAGVVVGKIGSATTTLDEIYEYEYSLHKSNSTSHIKTFDEIKTLASKLHSQGKKIVFTNGCFDILHVGHVKYLEVAKSYGDVLILGLNADSSVRKLKGPTRPINTQDDRAYILASLESVDYVVIFEEETPYELIKLIKPNVLVKGGDYEGKEVVGQDIADELKLVQFVDGKSTTNTIKRIQENEKCNN, encoded by the coding sequence ATGATAAAACTAAATAAAAAACCAAATATTCTTGTAATTGGTGATTTAATGATTGATCACTATTTATGGGGAAGTTGCGATAGAATCTCTCCTGAAGCTCCAGTTCAAGTTGTAAATGTAAAAAAAGAGAGCTCTGTTTTAGGTGGTGCTGGAAATGTTATTAATAATTTAGTGACACTAGGAAGCGTAGTTGATGTAATAAGTGTAATTGGGAATGACTCTGTTGCAAATGAATTAAAAAGTTTATTAGAAAAAATTGATGTTCCAACATCAAACTTGGTGGTTGAGAATAATAGAAAAACTTCTAAAAAAAGTCGTCTTATAGCATCTCAACAACAAGTTCTAAGATATGATATGGAAAGTATTGATGATATTAATGAAAATAGTCATAAACAGATTATTCAAACTTTAGAGAAAAATATAGATAAATATAGTTCAATAATTTTATCAGATTATGGAAAAGGTGTTTTAACTACAAATTTAACAAAAGAGATTATAAAAATCGCAAATAAAAACAGTATAAAAGTTTTAGTTGATCCAAAAGGAAAAGATTACAGTAAATATAAAGGCTCATACACTCTAACTCCAAATAAAAAAGAGGCTATGGAAGCTACAAATATTGATATAAAAGATGAAAGTTCTTTAATAGAAGCTTTAAAAAGTTTAAAAACTCAATGTGAATTAGAAGTCTCACTAATAACTTTAAGCGAACAAGGTATTGCAATTTTTGATGATGAACTAACTATTAAACCAACCGTTGCAAGAGAAGTTTATGATGTAACTGGTGCTGGAGATACAGTAATTGCTTCAATTGCATTTGCTTTAGGAAACAATTTAGATATAAAAGATGCTATATATTTTGCAAATTTAGCAGCAGGAGTTGTTGTAGGAAAAATTGGAAGTGCTACAACAACACTTGATGAGATTTATGAATATGAATATAGTTTGCATAAATCAAATTCAACTTCACATATAAAAACATTTGATGAGATTAAAACTTTAGCTTCAAAACTACATAGTCAAGGTAAAAAAATAGTATTTACAAATGGTTGCTTTGATATTTTACATGTTGGGCATGTGAAATATTTAGAAGTAGCAAAAAGCTATGGTGATGTTTTAATATTAGGATTAAATGCAGATAGTAGTGTAAGAAAATTAAAAGGCCCAACAAGACCAATTAATACTCAAGATGATAGAGCATATATTTTAGCTTCACTTGAAAGTGTTGATTATGTAGTTATTTTTGAAGAAGAGACTCCTTATGAATTAATAAAACTAATAAAACCTAATGTTTTAGTAAAGGGTGGAGATTACGAAGGTAAAGAAGTTGTTGGGCAAGATATAGCAGATGAGTTAAAGCTTGTTCAATTTGTAGATGGAAAAAGTACAACAAATACAATTAAAAGGATACAAGAAAATGAAAAATGCAATAATTAA
- the rfaD gene encoding ADP-glyceromanno-heptose 6-epimerase → MKYNNINFNKKTILITGGAGFIGSNLAFYFQKNFPESKIVVLDCFRSGETFSNGNLKSFGHFKNLLGFNGVVISGDINDKKLLKSLENNYKFDYIFHQAAISDTTAIEQDIMIKTNVNAYEDLLKIAIKHRANMIYASSAATYGDSDRFEVGFEKPNNVYGFSKVMMDNITYEYLKKDLPISIVGLKYFNVYGPKEFFKNKTASMVVQFGHQILKGLTPKLFEGSDKILRDFIYIEDIIQANIKACKPKKSGVYNVGTGNARSFEDIVNILQKELEIDNGKEYIPNPYVGSYQFFTEANILTTKKFLDYEPRFSLEDGIKAYIPEIKRLFAEEVK, encoded by the coding sequence ATGAAATATAACAATATAAATTTTAATAAAAAAACAATTTTAATAACTGGTGGAGCTGGATTTATAGGTTCAAATTTAGCTTTTTATTTTCAAAAAAACTTTCCAGAATCAAAAATAGTGGTTTTAGATTGTTTTAGAAGTGGTGAAACTTTTTCAAATGGAAATTTAAAAAGTTTTGGTCATTTTAAAAATCTTTTAGGATTTAATGGAGTTGTTATTAGCGGAGATATAAATGATAAAAAATTATTAAAATCTCTAGAAAATAATTATAAATTTGATTATATTTTCCATCAAGCAGCAATTTCTGATACAACTGCAATTGAGCAAGATATTATGATTAAAACAAATGTAAATGCTTATGAAGATTTACTAAAAATTGCAATAAAACATAGAGCAAATATGATTTATGCTTCAAGTGCTGCAACATATGGAGACAGTGATAGATTTGAAGTTGGTTTTGAAAAACCAAATAATGTTTACGGTTTTTCAAAAGTTATGATGGATAACATAACTTACGAATATTTAAAAAAAGATTTACCAATTTCTATAGTTGGATTAAAATATTTTAATGTTTATGGTCCAAAAGAGTTTTTTAAAAATAAAACAGCATCGATGGTAGTACAATTTGGTCACCAAATTCTAAAAGGACTCACTCCAAAACTTTTTGAAGGAAGTGATAAAATATTAAGAGATTTTATATATATCGAAGATATTATTCAAGCAAATATTAAAGCTTGTAAACCTAAAAAATCTGGTGTTTATAATGTTGGAACTGGAAATGCTAGAAGTTTTGAAGATATTGTAAATATTTTACAAAAAGAGCTTGAAATAGATAATGGAAAAGAGTACATACCAAATCCTTATGTTGGTTCTTACCAATTTTTTACAGAAGCAAATATTTTAACAACTAAAAAATTTTTAGATTATGAACCAAGATTTAGTTTAGAAGATGGAATAAAAGCTTATATACCTGAAATAAAAAGATTATTTGCAGAAGAGGTAAAATGA
- the gmhB gene encoding D-glycero-beta-D-manno-heptose 1,7-bisphosphate 7-phosphatase — protein sequence MQKKIIYLDRDGVINEDFGYVSKIENFKFVNGVFEACKEFLDLGYEIIVVTNQSGIGRNYYSEDEFLELTEHMRNEFKKKDIDILNVYYCPHNPDDNCSCRKPKAGMILQSLNDFEINLNNSWLIGDKMSDIECAKNGNIPNRILISEDVVDGKDFLLAKSLLDSVKYIKK from the coding sequence ATGCAAAAAAAGATTATCTATCTTGATAGAGATGGAGTTATAAATGAAGATTTTGGGTATGTTAGTAAAATCGAGAATTTTAAATTTGTAAATGGAGTTTTTGAAGCTTGCAAAGAGTTTTTAGATCTTGGATATGAGATTATTGTTGTTACAAATCAATCTGGAATTGGAAGAAACTATTATAGTGAAGATGAGTTTTTAGAGCTTACTGAACATATGAGAAATGAGTTTAAAAAAAAAGATATTGATATTTTAAATGTATATTATTGTCCACATAATCCAGATGATAATTGTTCTTGCAGAAAACCAAAAGCTGGAATGATTTTACAATCTTTAAACGATTTTGAAATAAACTTAAATAATTCATGGTTAATTGGTGATAAAATGAGTGATATTGAGTGTGCAAAAAATGGTAATATACCAAATAGAATTTTAATAAGTGAAGATGTAGTAGATGGCAAAGATTTTTTGCTTGCAAAATCATTACTAGATTCAGTAAAATATATAAAAAAGTAG